A portion of the Acidisarcina polymorpha genome contains these proteins:
- a CDS encoding VWA domain-containing protein: protein MAKKHLISCLVFAGLFLDAGAWTGAQNDEASIRVNVNLVQLGVAVTDRKGNYVTGLRPQDFVVTEDRIPEKIATFEAGGESSRSVIKSAGSADGSSGQSDAEQPSSEPSNSTASQMLASPYFDANVFILFDTSNYMYRTFVYAQDAIADFVRSLQGASKVAFYSYSRDLSRAAALTSDRSQVLRSVRSTVAGDNAALYDSLLLTVKDAARINGRKVIVVFSNGPDNASLVPPEDVAELAQSTGTIIYMVSTAQAQIEPISTAVFERMSKATGGKAYFAKTWKDETQAFASIRDDLAHLYFLSYYPQPNSNRGWRTITVKLAGKDMQTYRVRTRDGYRLQQTKASQVTSAIFGSGEVKSQDTP from the coding sequence GTGGCAAAGAAGCATCTCATATCCTGCTTGGTCTTTGCGGGCCTCTTTCTGGATGCCGGTGCTTGGACGGGGGCCCAGAACGACGAGGCGTCCATCCGGGTGAATGTCAACCTGGTGCAACTGGGCGTAGCAGTCACCGACCGGAAAGGCAACTATGTCACCGGTCTTCGACCTCAGGATTTCGTGGTCACCGAAGACCGCATCCCGGAAAAGATCGCTACTTTCGAAGCAGGCGGTGAATCTAGCCGTTCTGTAATTAAATCGGCCGGTTCGGCCGACGGATCTTCAGGACAAAGCGATGCGGAGCAGCCCTCGAGCGAGCCATCCAACAGTACCGCGAGCCAGATGCTGGCATCGCCATATTTTGATGCCAATGTTTTCATCCTCTTCGATACCAGCAACTACATGTATCGAACCTTTGTGTACGCGCAGGATGCAATTGCTGACTTCGTACGCTCCTTGCAGGGCGCCAGCAAGGTCGCCTTCTATTCCTACAGCCGGGACCTTTCGCGGGCTGCGGCATTAACTTCAGACCGCTCCCAGGTCCTGCGAAGCGTTCGAAGCACGGTAGCCGGAGACAACGCCGCGCTGTACGACAGCCTGCTCTTAACGGTGAAGGACGCCGCGCGGATCAACGGAAGAAAAGTGATCGTGGTCTTTTCCAATGGCCCGGACAACGCCAGCCTGGTGCCTCCGGAGGATGTCGCCGAATTGGCCCAGTCGACCGGCACAATCATCTATATGGTCAGCACTGCACAAGCACAGATTGAGCCGATTTCAACTGCTGTCTTTGAACGGATGAGCAAGGCAACCGGGGGCAAGGCCTATTTTGCGAAGACCTGGAAGGATGAAACCCAGGCGTTTGCCTCGATTCGCGATGATCTTGCCCACCTCTACTTCCTTAGTTACTACCCCCAGCCAAACTCGAATCGGGGTTGGCGCACGATCACCGTGAAGTTAGCCGGCAAAGACATGCAGACCTACCGAGTCCGGACAAGGGACGGATATCGTCTCCAACAGACCAAAGCCTCCCAGGTCACCTCTGCGATCTTCGGATCAGGCGAGGTGAAGTCTCAAGACACCCCATAG